A region from the Halomarina litorea genome encodes:
- the dinB gene encoding DNA polymerase IV, translated as MGRGFPEPGRRDDDQRVVLHVDMDCFYAACERRRAPDLMGEPVVVGMGYEDGETHGAVATASYEAREHGVESAQPISQALDVLPRVETAPDDYDGPVGYYRPVDLKYYSSVSEEVKAVLHDVADVVREVSIDEAYLDVSDRVGWHSVEIFARSLQGAIEEAAGVPASIGCATNMATAKIASDHDKPDGLVVVRPGEERAFLAPLDVAALHGVGPVTAGELHGMGIETAGDLAAADRDALVDRFGERGREIHAHARGRDDRVVEPRGRPKSLSSESAFTEATDDPDRVRERLRTLATEVTDRCAARDVLYKTIGIKVVRPPFDVNTRARSLSGPVADPDLVQRVVADLVEEFEGQRVRKLGVRVSNLSFDAATQAGLDDWADDGTDAGSDPDSDAPDEFRGNEPTCGGNRGRTRRGQTSILDFEPPDSGE; from the coding sequence ATGGGCAGGGGGTTTCCCGAACCCGGTCGACGGGACGACGACCAGCGGGTGGTCCTCCACGTCGACATGGACTGTTTCTACGCCGCCTGCGAGCGTCGCCGCGCCCCCGACCTGATGGGCGAACCCGTCGTCGTCGGGATGGGGTACGAGGACGGCGAGACGCACGGCGCGGTGGCGACGGCGAGTTACGAGGCCCGGGAACACGGCGTCGAGAGCGCTCAGCCCATCTCACAGGCGCTGGACGTCCTCCCACGGGTCGAGACCGCACCCGACGACTACGACGGACCGGTGGGCTACTACCGCCCCGTCGACCTGAAGTACTACTCGTCGGTCAGCGAGGAGGTCAAAGCCGTCCTGCACGACGTGGCGGACGTGGTCCGGGAGGTGAGCATCGACGAGGCGTACCTGGACGTCTCCGACCGGGTGGGCTGGCACAGCGTCGAGATATTCGCCCGGAGCCTGCAGGGGGCCATCGAGGAGGCGGCCGGCGTCCCCGCGAGTATCGGGTGTGCGACCAACATGGCGACGGCGAAGATCGCGAGCGACCACGACAAGCCCGACGGCCTCGTCGTCGTCCGCCCCGGCGAGGAACGCGCGTTCCTCGCACCGCTGGACGTGGCGGCCCTCCACGGCGTCGGCCCGGTGACCGCGGGCGAGTTGCACGGGATGGGCATCGAGACGGCGGGCGACCTCGCGGCCGCCGACCGGGACGCCCTCGTCGACCGGTTCGGGGAGCGGGGTCGCGAGATTCACGCCCACGCACGGGGGCGTGACGACCGGGTCGTCGAACCGCGCGGGCGGCCCAAGAGCCTCTCTAGCGAGTCGGCGTTCACGGAGGCGACCGACGACCCCGACCGGGTCCGCGAGCGCCTGCGGACGCTGGCGACGGAGGTGACCGACCGGTGTGCGGCCCGGGACGTCCTCTACAAGACCATCGGCATCAAGGTGGTCCGCCCGCCGTTCGACGTGAACACGCGCGCCCGGTCGCTCTCCGGGCCGGTGGCCGACCCCGACCTCGTCCAGCGAGTCGTCGCGGACCTCGTCGAGGAGTTCGAGGGCCAGCGCGTGCGGAAACTCGGCGTCCGCGTGTCGAACCTGTCGTTCGACGCGGCGACGCAGGCCGGACTCGACGACTGGGCCGACGACGGGACGGACGCGGGGTCGGACCCGGACTCGGACGCCCCCGACGAGTTCCGTGGGAACGAACCGACCTGCGGCGGGAACCGGGGACGGACACGCCGGGGGCAGACCAGCATCCTCGACTTCGAACCGCCGGACAGCGGTGAGTGA
- a CDS encoding DUF5795 family protein, which produces MADNRVVQGRMVTPKSLAELIEGESVMDAESIEDADRECPECGGDVLSVGYMPSVTSFVTGYKCQECDWQDREE; this is translated from the coding sequence ATGGCCGACAACCGCGTCGTGCAGGGTCGCATGGTCACACCGAAATCACTCGCAGAACTCATCGAGGGCGAGTCGGTCATGGACGCCGAGTCCATCGAGGACGCCGACCGCGAGTGCCCCGAGTGCGGCGGCGACGTCCTCTCCGTGGGCTACATGCCCTCGGTCACCTCGTTCGTGACGGGCTACAAGTGTCAGGAGTGCGACTGGCAGGACCGCGAGGAGTAG
- a CDS encoding sugar phosphate isomerase/epimerase family protein: MRYGASLDLRMDDSVAEFAEFLAGLGLSHVELRQSYLDTRSPPPTTEELAEVRESYDLTYTVHAPYTDANPGNLNESLRRAMAESLVETLDTAAAIGASGVVTHGGSVSAAYPDRVQTYAREQAVRTVRIAARHAEDVGVPLCVENQRTKPRTRYNTSTPTDLAAFLDAVDVESPPLSVTLDVGHAKASGVDHGDFVEAFGDRIVVAHLHDNDGASDAHDPLPGYESVAGAIGAPYNVLEMKSREDVVRCVRE, encoded by the coding sequence ATGCGATACGGCGCCTCACTGGACCTGCGGATGGACGACTCCGTCGCCGAGTTCGCCGAGTTCCTCGCGGGCCTCGGCCTCTCGCACGTCGAACTCAGGCAGAGCTATCTGGACACCCGCTCGCCCCCACCGACCACCGAAGAACTCGCGGAGGTCCGCGAGTCGTACGACCTCACGTACACGGTTCACGCGCCGTACACCGACGCGAACCCGGGGAACCTCAACGAGTCACTCAGGCGGGCGATGGCCGAGAGCCTCGTGGAAACCCTCGACACCGCCGCGGCCATCGGGGCAAGCGGGGTAGTGACCCACGGCGGCAGCGTCAGCGCCGCGTACCCCGACCGCGTGCAGACCTACGCCCGCGAGCAGGCCGTCCGAACCGTCCGAATCGCGGCCCGCCACGCGGAGGACGTGGGCGTCCCCCTCTGCGTCGAGAACCAGCGCACCAAGCCGAGGACGCGCTACAACACCTCGACGCCGACGGACCTCGCGGCGTTCCTCGACGCCGTCGACGTCGAGTCGCCTCCCCTCTCGGTCACGCTCGACGTCGGACACGCCAAGGCGTCGGGAGTCGACCACGGGGACTTCGTCGAGGCGTTCGGAGACCGAATCGTCGTGGCGCACCTCCACGACAACGACGGCGCCTCGGACGCCCACGACCCGCTTCCGGGCTACGAGTCCGTCGCCGGTGCTATCGGCGCGCCGTACAACGTCCTCGAGATGAAGTCGAGAGAGGACGTCGTCCGCTGCGTGCGCGAGTGA
- a CDS encoding acyl-CoA synthetase, with the protein MAEHNLPDYESTYESFEWDDIYTDADWDAPRSLNIAHEVCDRHAEADPDRTALEWVGSDALDGPDDGSQRETVTFGDLRAESNRFANVLDGRVERGDRVFSYMPRVPEHYAAMIGTLKTGAVWGSVNERFGPDGIAMRLADCDAKVVVTTGENRETIGEALESIPSVEHVVVVGEGEDGDVDYEDATRSASDEYDVVETSGEDDALLYYTSGTTGQAKGVLHKHRWVAGVAATQKFAVDLREDDLYWSTGDLGWLVGPINTLGAWYWGTSLFTYQNEFDPEEWATLLDEYPITVLFSVPTAFRMLREKAGVLEGVDLDVRHALSIGEPLSAGVVEWAEDALGVTVLDTYGQTETGNMIINNYPTMEVRPGSMGKPLPGVTASVVDPDTGEVLDSGETGVIAERGDFPCFFAGYWEQPEKTADCFVDGPDGEWYLSGDLGHLDEDGYFWFEGRADDVIISAGYRIGPFEVESSLGEHPAVAEAAVVPAPDEARGHVVKAFVVLSEGYEASDELTEDIQNHVREELAAHEYPRLVEYVDELPKTVTGKIRRTELRDRVGE; encoded by the coding sequence ATGGCCGAACACAACCTGCCGGACTACGAGTCGACCTACGAGTCCTTCGAGTGGGACGACATCTACACCGACGCCGACTGGGACGCCCCCCGCTCGTTGAACATCGCCCACGAGGTGTGTGACCGCCACGCCGAGGCGGACCCGGACCGGACGGCGCTGGAGTGGGTCGGCAGCGACGCCCTCGACGGCCCGGACGACGGGAGTCAGCGCGAGACGGTCACGTTCGGCGACCTGCGGGCGGAGTCCAACCGCTTCGCGAACGTCCTCGACGGGCGCGTCGAGCGCGGCGACCGGGTGTTCTCCTACATGCCACGGGTTCCCGAGCACTACGCGGCCATGATTGGAACCCTCAAGACGGGCGCGGTGTGGGGGAGCGTCAACGAGCGCTTCGGCCCGGACGGCATCGCGATGCGCCTCGCGGACTGCGACGCGAAGGTGGTCGTCACGACGGGTGAGAACCGCGAGACGATCGGCGAGGCACTCGAATCCATCCCGAGCGTCGAACACGTCGTCGTGGTCGGCGAGGGCGAAGACGGCGACGTGGACTACGAGGACGCCACCCGGTCGGCGAGCGACGAGTACGACGTCGTCGAGACGAGCGGCGAGGACGACGCCCTCCTTTACTACACCTCCGGGACGACGGGGCAGGCGAAGGGCGTCCTCCACAAACACCGGTGGGTCGCGGGCGTCGCCGCCACCCAGAAGTTCGCCGTCGACCTGCGCGAGGACGACCTGTACTGGTCGACGGGTGACCTCGGGTGGCTGGTCGGCCCCATCAACACGCTGGGCGCGTGGTACTGGGGCACCTCGCTGTTCACCTACCAGAACGAGTTCGACCCCGAGGAGTGGGCGACCCTGCTGGACGAGTACCCCATCACGGTACTGTTCTCCGTCCCCACCGCGTTCCGGATGCTCCGCGAGAAGGCGGGGGTCTTGGAGGGTGTCGACCTCGACGTGCGCCACGCGCTGTCCATCGGTGAACCCCTCTCGGCGGGCGTCGTCGAGTGGGCCGAGGACGCCCTCGGCGTGACCGTCCTCGACACCTACGGCCAGACTGAGACGGGCAACATGATCATCAACAACTACCCGACGATGGAGGTGCGCCCGGGGAGCATGGGCAAGCCCCTGCCCGGCGTCACCGCGAGCGTCGTCGACCCCGACACGGGCGAGGTGCTCGACTCCGGCGAGACGGGCGTCATCGCCGAACGCGGCGACTTCCCGTGTTTCTTCGCGGGCTACTGGGAGCAACCCGAGAAGACCGCCGACTGCTTCGTCGACGGCCCCGACGGCGAGTGGTATCTCTCGGGCGACCTCGGACACTTAGACGAGGACGGCTACTTCTGGTTCGAGGGGCGGGCGGACGACGTCATCATCTCGGCGGGCTACCGCATCGGCCCCTTCGAGGTGGAGTCCTCGCTCGGCGAACACCCCGCCGTCGCGGAGGCGGCCGTCGTCCCCGCGCCCGACGAGGCCCGCGGGCACGTCGTCAAGGCGTTCGTCGTCCTCAGTGAGGGCTACGAGGCGAGCGACGAGTTGACCGAGGACATCCAGAACCACGTCCGGGAGGAACTCGCGGCCCACGAGTACCCGCGACTCGTCGAGTACGTCGACGAACTGCCGAAGACGGTGACGGGAAAGATTCGGCGGACGGAACTGCGCGACAGGGTCGGCGAGTAA
- the tatA gene encoding twin-arginine translocase TatA/TatE family subunit, translating into MSTIPLFVAPPGGLELLVILLVLALLFGPSKLTSLAHAAGRSTGEFRKGREEIEREIRTTAGFDTTTASDAEDASDPLTGRETV; encoded by the coding sequence ATGTCCACCATCCCGCTGTTCGTTGCGCCCCCGGGCGGCCTCGAACTGCTGGTCATCCTCCTCGTCCTGGCCCTGCTGTTCGGCCCGAGCAAGCTGACCTCGCTCGCGCACGCGGCGGGTCGCTCCACGGGCGAGTTCAGGAAGGGACGCGAGGAGATCGAACGCGAGATTCGAACGACCGCCGGGTTCGACACCACCACGGCGAGTGACGCCGAGGACGCGAGCGACCCCCTGACGGGTCGCGAGACCGTCTGA
- a CDS encoding polysaccharide deacetylase family protein: MASDRPRTTRRAFLATGALVLGAGCSSTSNVSDDPATTTAPTTTEAPTETSTPEPTEEPETEETETDSGPTPRTEEQPANVNPAYQGTFTRHGRMVDNVEDLSRWGTANGGTLVADIVTKFSGTQSMHFEGTGRSVIYGDFEDDPIDLSDSDVSLAMNFHEPSNATAVYLIAQAPDPDNLVMYKRFLNGKRDIGWERQDLAPTSVVGDPDLSEVTRLLVSVVADDGQPVSFHLDDIRAHPKPEKAKVIFRFDDTQASHYDDYYPVLNEYGYPGIEAVVQTNVAPSRLSHEKLQELQSSGWDLCNHTTKHQNITELSEAELRADIEEMDEWFADHDMAAGDDMHILTYGAYDGASIDVLSEHFDLVFGGGSPTNYNLTNPMSVGSFDAEHGIEATKDMIDDVVEHQSLLVLMFHNKYSREEFAEIVDYVAANDDKLDVISGSDLRDHLASLE; encoded by the coding sequence ATGGCCAGTGACCGACCCCGAACGACTCGACGCGCGTTCCTCGCGACCGGCGCCCTCGTCCTCGGTGCCGGGTGCTCCTCCACGTCGAACGTCAGCGACGACCCCGCTACGACCACGGCTCCGACGACGACCGAAGCGCCGACCGAGACGAGCACGCCCGAACCGACCGAGGAACCAGAAACCGAAGAGACGGAGACCGACTCCGGCCCCACCCCGCGGACCGAAGAACAGCCCGCGAACGTCAACCCCGCCTACCAGGGGACGTTCACCCGCCACGGGCGCATGGTCGACAACGTCGAGGACCTCTCCCGGTGGGGCACCGCTAACGGCGGGACGCTCGTCGCCGACATCGTCACCAAGTTCTCGGGCACGCAGTCGATGCACTTCGAGGGCACGGGCCGCTCCGTCATCTACGGCGACTTCGAGGATGACCCCATCGACCTGAGCGACTCGGACGTCTCGCTCGCGATGAACTTCCACGAGCCCTCGAATGCGACGGCGGTTTACCTCATCGCACAGGCCCCCGATCCCGACAACCTCGTGATGTACAAGCGGTTCCTGAACGGGAAGCGGGACATCGGGTGGGAGCGCCAGGACCTCGCCCCGACGAGCGTCGTCGGCGACCCCGACCTCTCGGAGGTCACGAGGCTCCTGGTCTCGGTCGTCGCAGACGACGGCCAGCCGGTCTCCTTCCACCTCGACGACATCCGGGCACACCCCAAGCCCGAGAAGGCGAAGGTCATCTTCCGGTTCGACGACACGCAGGCCAGCCACTACGACGACTACTACCCGGTCCTGAACGAGTACGGCTACCCCGGCATCGAGGCGGTCGTCCAGACGAACGTCGCCCCCAGCAGGCTCTCGCACGAGAAGCTTCAGGAACTCCAGTCCTCGGGGTGGGACCTCTGTAACCACACCACCAAGCACCAGAACATCACCGAACTGTCCGAGGCCGAACTCCGGGCGGACATCGAGGAGATGGACGAGTGGTTCGCGGACCACGACATGGCCGCGGGCGACGACATGCACATCCTCACGTACGGCGCCTACGACGGCGCGAGCATCGACGTTCTCTCCGAGCACTTCGACCTCGTGTTCGGCGGCGGGTCGCCGACGAACTACAACCTGACCAACCCGATGAGCGTCGGGAGCTTCGACGCCGAACACGGCATCGAGGCGACGAAAGACATGATCGACGACGTGGTGGAACACCAGTCCCTGCTCGTGCTCATGTTCCACAACAAGTACTCGCGCGAGGAGTTCGCGGAGATCGTCGACTACGTCGCCGCGAACGACGACAAACTCGACGTCATCTCCGGGAGCGACCTCCGCGACCACCTCGCCTCGCTCGAGTAG